A portion of the Streptomyces erythrochromogenes genome contains these proteins:
- a CDS encoding DUF456 domain-containing protein has protein sequence MDVPQLLLVGLVLLFGLVGVLVPGVPGTWLVWAGLLWWALHERSALSWSLLVAATALLLVVQVVKWQLPPRRPHGLPATPRTAAFAGAGALLGFVLVPVVGAVPGFVGGIYLCERLRLGGHGEAWASTRAVMRAVGTSVLVELFACLLVVGAWVGAVATE, from the coding sequence GTGGACGTGCCGCAGCTGCTCCTGGTGGGTCTGGTGCTGCTGTTCGGGCTGGTCGGGGTACTGGTTCCCGGTGTGCCGGGGACCTGGCTGGTGTGGGCGGGGCTGCTCTGGTGGGCGCTGCACGAGCGGTCGGCGCTGTCGTGGTCCCTGCTGGTCGCGGCGACGGCCCTGCTGCTGGTGGTCCAGGTGGTGAAGTGGCAGCTGCCGCCCCGGCGGCCGCACGGGCTGCCGGCCACCCCCCGTACGGCCGCCTTCGCGGGCGCGGGCGCGCTGCTGGGCTTCGTACTGGTCCCCGTGGTGGGGGCGGTCCCGGGCTTCGTGGGCGGCATCTACCTCTGTGAGCGGCTGCGTCTGGGCGGACACGGCGAGGCCTGGGCGTCGACGCGGGCGGTGATGCGGGCGGTGGGCACGAGCGTGCTCGTGGAACTGTTCGCGTGCCTGCTGGTGGTGGGGGCGTGGGTGGGCGCGGTGGCCACGGAGTAG
- a CDS encoding GNAT family N-acetyltransferase: MTRMPITNAPKTATIDDARMVSRTLAAAFGDDPMMRWFFPDDASREAGLNRYFTTLFTRQYVHHGVCERTDAAASFWVAPEGQAKAVPDAETVQELQDILGDRAALFREAVEEAAKHSPTEPHWYLAVVGADPAARGQGHGAALLRSGLAQADAAGLPVYLESSKPDNLPFYEHFGFTVLGEARLPGGGPVLWAMRRAPRTPAGV; the protein is encoded by the coding sequence ATGACCCGTATGCCCATAACGAACGCTCCGAAGACGGCAACGATCGACGATGCCCGCATGGTCAGCCGCACCCTGGCCGCCGCCTTCGGCGACGACCCGATGATGCGCTGGTTCTTCCCCGACGACGCCTCCCGCGAGGCAGGGCTGAACCGCTACTTCACCACGCTGTTCACCCGGCAGTACGTCCACCACGGCGTGTGCGAGCGCACCGACGCCGCGGCCTCCTTCTGGGTGGCGCCCGAGGGGCAGGCGAAGGCCGTGCCCGACGCGGAGACCGTCCAGGAGCTCCAGGACATCCTCGGCGACCGGGCCGCGCTGTTCCGGGAGGCCGTGGAGGAGGCAGCGAAGCACTCCCCGACCGAGCCCCATTGGTACCTGGCGGTGGTCGGCGCCGACCCCGCCGCCCGGGGCCAGGGCCACGGGGCGGCCCTGCTGCGCTCGGGCCTGGCCCAGGCCGACGCGGCGGGCCTGCCGGTCTACCTGGAGTCCTCCAAGCCCGACAACCTGCCCTTCTACGAGCACTTCGGCTTCACCGTGCTCGGGGAGGCCCGGCTGCCCGGCGGCGGCCCGGTCCTGTGGGCGATGCGCCGCGCCCCGCGCACCCCGGCCGGCGTCTGA
- a CDS encoding DUF4345 domain-containing protein codes for MARALKWLVLTTGMACVAIGLGRVALGNAAVPGIGAAGATVDSLGRFLGAAFAGYGLAWIWAARQSPIPANVVRRLAAVFLLGAAGRLLSLAVHGWPHGFQVGLLAIELAMPPLYFRLADADERAHSQVKIIKGAE; via the coding sequence ATGGCCAGGGCTCTCAAGTGGCTCGTTCTGACGACGGGCATGGCGTGCGTGGCGATCGGCCTGGGCCGTGTGGCCCTCGGCAACGCGGCGGTACCCGGCATCGGGGCGGCCGGAGCGACGGTCGACAGCCTCGGGCGGTTCCTGGGCGCGGCCTTCGCGGGCTACGGGCTCGCCTGGATCTGGGCGGCCCGGCAGTCCCCGATCCCGGCGAACGTCGTCCGGCGGCTGGCCGCGGTGTTCCTGCTGGGAGCGGCCGGGCGGCTGCTGTCGCTGGCGGTGCACGGATGGCCGCACGGGTTCCAGGTGGGCCTCCTGGCCATCGAACTGGCCATGCCGCCGCTGTACTTCCGGCTGGCCGACGCCGACGAGCGGGCCCACTCGCAAGTCAAGATCATCAAGGGTGCAGAATGA
- a CDS encoding helix-turn-helix domain-containing protein — protein MLGAIGLDEGQESAYRVLVALGAAEVPDLAHRLTLPVPQTERALRHLERHGLAAQSSARPGRWVAAPPGVALGALLTQQRHELEQAELAAALLAEEYRAEAAEPAVHDLVEVVQGASAVAHRFHQLQLGAEKEVCALVSGRPQVVTGTDNEAEDRASVRGVDYRVVIEREVLTLPSGIREASTALARGEQVRVTAEVPTKLVIADRTLAMVPLTARGAEPAALVVHASGLLESLTGLFEAVWREAMPLRLGASGSPEESEGIPDATDLEILSLLLAGMTDASVAKHLELGLRTVQRRVKGLMEAAGVTTRLQLGWHAYERGWVAR, from the coding sequence GTGCTGGGTGCCATAGGCCTGGACGAGGGCCAGGAGTCTGCGTACCGCGTCTTGGTGGCGCTGGGCGCGGCCGAGGTCCCCGACCTCGCGCACCGGCTGACCCTGCCGGTGCCGCAGACCGAACGGGCCCTGCGCCACCTGGAGCGGCACGGGCTGGCGGCGCAGTCCTCGGCCCGGCCGGGGCGCTGGGTGGCGGCCCCGCCGGGGGTCGCGCTCGGGGCCCTGCTGACCCAGCAGCGGCACGAACTGGAGCAGGCGGAGCTGGCGGCGGCGCTGCTGGCGGAGGAGTACCGGGCGGAGGCGGCCGAACCGGCGGTGCACGACCTCGTGGAGGTGGTGCAGGGCGCGAGCGCGGTGGCGCACCGCTTCCACCAGCTCCAGCTGGGCGCGGAGAAGGAGGTGTGCGCGCTGGTCAGCGGCCGCCCCCAGGTGGTGACGGGCACGGACAACGAGGCGGAGGACCGGGCCTCGGTGCGCGGGGTCGACTACCGGGTGGTGATCGAGCGGGAGGTGCTGACCCTGCCGAGCGGGATCCGGGAGGCGTCCACGGCCCTGGCCCGGGGCGAGCAGGTCCGGGTGACGGCGGAGGTCCCGACGAAGCTGGTGATCGCGGACCGGACCCTCGCCATGGTCCCGCTGACGGCGCGCGGCGCGGAGCCGGCGGCGCTGGTGGTGCACGCGTCCGGGCTGCTGGAGTCCCTGACGGGCCTGTTCGAGGCGGTGTGGCGGGAGGCGATGCCGCTGCGGCTGGGCGCGTCCGGTTCACCGGAGGAGTCCGAGGGCATCCCGGACGCCACGGACCTGGAGATCCTCTCGCTGCTGCTGGCGGGCATGACGGACGCGAGCGTGGCCAAGCACCTGGAGCTCGGGCTGCGGACGGTGCAGCGGCGGGTCAAGGGGCTGATGGAGGCGGCCGGGGTGACGACCCGGCTGCAACTGGGCTGGCACGCGTACGAGCGCGGCTGGGTGGCCCGGTAG
- a CDS encoding PKD domain-containing protein, with the protein MRNRRLIVSAAVIAAGVGLVPGMAQADESAKPDAHGVSAPDADLGKAAASNFETFTSAAERTVRPAGKGKAQAQGTAASEPTVGLSAKGTSARGISLALAVSIDPDAQISAYIEWGDGTTDVFDTYGPTNQTVAHSYAEIGAYTVKVTLKDATGDRGTNTLAVVTPGSDFTPYAPTRLLDTRNGTGGPKAKVPAYGTTRVQISGNGNIPAGVTAVVLNVTATNTTSGGHVTVWPAGSERPTTSNVNFAKGQTVPNLVIVPVDRNGFVNLYNGGWESVDLIADVTGYFTRTSSSGYTPLNPSRFVDTRNGTGTAQGKVGGQSTFGVKFTGRDGIPDGATAVALNVTVTNPREDGHLTVFPGGGAAPTTSNVNFRAGQTVANSVIVPVGPDGSVNFRNGSWNGTDVIVDVVGYYHADSQGAYLPFLPERLLDTRDSSDWAWGPLGGQGYIYMPLSTQYPANTAYVLNTTVTNTRGEGYLTVSPDPNSLSAYKGGWDTWPTPPNSSNLNWKRNETVPNLVQAGMGYNGIVDFWNRGWDDIDLVVDIFGVYQTN; encoded by the coding sequence GTGCGCAATCGCCGACTCATAGTTTCCGCCGCCGTCATCGCGGCCGGTGTAGGTCTCGTACCCGGCATGGCCCAGGCCGACGAGTCCGCCAAGCCCGATGCGCACGGGGTGAGCGCTCCGGACGCGGACCTCGGCAAGGCCGCGGCGTCGAACTTCGAAACTTTCACGAGCGCCGCCGAGCGCACGGTCCGGCCTGCCGGCAAGGGCAAGGCCCAGGCGCAGGGGACCGCCGCCTCGGAGCCGACGGTCGGCCTGAGCGCCAAGGGCACCAGCGCCCGCGGGATCAGCCTGGCCCTCGCCGTCAGCATCGACCCGGACGCCCAGATCTCGGCCTACATCGAGTGGGGCGACGGCACCACCGACGTGTTCGACACCTACGGCCCCACCAACCAGACCGTGGCCCACTCCTACGCGGAGATCGGCGCCTACACGGTCAAGGTCACCCTGAAGGACGCCACGGGCGACCGGGGCACCAACACGCTCGCCGTCGTCACGCCGGGCTCCGACTTCACGCCGTACGCGCCCACGCGCCTCCTGGACACCCGCAACGGCACGGGCGGGCCGAAGGCCAAGGTCCCGGCGTACGGCACCACCCGGGTGCAGATCTCCGGCAACGGCAACATCCCCGCCGGCGTCACGGCCGTGGTGCTCAACGTCACCGCCACCAACACCACCAGCGGCGGCCACGTCACGGTGTGGCCCGCGGGCAGCGAGCGTCCGACCACGTCGAACGTCAACTTCGCCAAGGGGCAGACCGTCCCGAACCTGGTGATCGTGCCGGTCGACAGGAACGGCTTCGTCAACCTCTACAACGGCGGCTGGGAGTCGGTCGACCTGATCGCCGACGTCACCGGCTACTTCACCCGGACCTCGTCCAGCGGCTACACCCCGCTGAACCCGTCGCGCTTCGTCGACACCCGCAACGGCACCGGCACCGCCCAGGGCAAGGTCGGCGGACAGAGCACCTTCGGCGTCAAGTTCACCGGCAGGGACGGCATCCCGGACGGCGCCACGGCGGTCGCGCTGAACGTGACCGTCACGAACCCGCGCGAGGACGGCCACCTGACCGTGTTCCCCGGCGGGGGCGCCGCCCCGACCACGTCCAACGTGAACTTCCGCGCCGGCCAGACGGTCGCCAACTCGGTGATCGTGCCGGTCGGCCCCGACGGCTCCGTCAACTTCCGCAACGGCTCCTGGAACGGCACCGACGTCATCGTCGACGTCGTCGGCTACTACCACGCCGACAGCCAGGGCGCCTACCTGCCCTTCCTCCCGGAGCGTCTGCTCGACACCCGTGACAGCTCGGACTGGGCGTGGGGCCCGCTGGGGGGCCAGGGCTACATCTACATGCCGCTGTCCACGCAGTACCCGGCCAACACGGCCTACGTGCTGAACACCACGGTCACCAACACCCGCGGCGAGGGCTACCTCACGGTCTCCCCGGACCCGAACTCGCTGAGCGCCTACAAGGGCGGCTGGGACACCTGGCCCACCCCGCCCAACTCCTCCAACCTGAACTGGAAGCGGAACGAGACCGTCCCGAACCTGGTCCAGGCCGGCATGGGGTACAACGGCATCGTCGACTTCTGGAACCGCGGCTGGGACGACATCGACCTCGTGGTCGACATCTTCGGCGTCTACCAGACGAACTGA
- a CDS encoding S8 family peptidase — protein sequence MRPISRTAIGAATAAVLAATAVGPSTAQPADGTPGAGKRPLVGSQAAGKQPTAPVTVTLVTGDRILVSTDASGRTAATAMPRGDGSQPLVQTRQSGQDLYVYPEAAVAALAAGRVDHELFNVTGLVRQGYDDAHTKKLPLIAVYDGSVDVARSAPPAPRGADRSLVLGSIGAVALSADKEQAAAFWADVTGTDATARTATGGLKKLWLDGRVQANLERSTRQVAATAAWAAGYDGKGTKVAVLDTGTDLEHPDLKGRVSASKNFTDSDTDGDRQGHGTHTISTVGGSGAESGGAKKGVAPGAELLSGKVLNDGGYGLDSWIIAGMEWAVESKADVVSMSLGDPSQTACDDPLAAAAERLSRQGPLFVVAAGNSGPGNNTVSSPGCAPSVLTVGAVDRDDTTAPFSSRGPAGLQHTLKPEIAAPGVGISAAAAGGRGVYAYQSMSGTSMATPHVAGAAAVVKQRHPDWTGQQIKAALVGSANTKVPGDVREAGAGRLDVKAALDTAVTGAPAVQGGTYNWPQDRSDRRNVEVPYTNLGKNPVTLHLAVEKVTGNDGSAVRSQIARLDRRTVTVPAGATVTVPLALDPAAKLERAQYGDVTGRVVATADGVRVSTPFSLHVEPETVTLRVKLLDRAGKPAAGPSSLDVIGTDDASGERRFNDGATDQVYRVRPGAYFLSAFVATADPGEGAEMIDSLTYLGRPQTEVKKDTTIVLDARKAGRLSVEADRPVEARNTTLGFARSWDDTWLHAGTAMGGRTIRGFYSSVEGRAKDGDFEFAGYWRAAAPLVSELKVAGGPVLHPLTASTGSDNLDGTGGAPLVDAGSGTPAELAAAGAKDAVVLVKAVDGALHEVAQNAQAAGAKAVLAHREAPGRWAAFTGYAGGSLPTMTIEAAEAKALLARLAAGKVALSWKATAKSPYVYSLAFPETGEIKGGRTYRVRDRDLGQVESTYNSMGVAADFVDMAGAYRPIGSAVYFGGIETVATPGKRTEFYSAGDTAWDQLLSSSFPWGEFMTGEQRTYAKGARSKAAWYDGVTGPVAPRDPAGRETLAAERQANLIGFAPAMWGDSAHAAQPGSFGDIGNLRLRRDGEVIGDSWYPFGVFEVPAEEGRYELTQSIEKIGPPSRTWQRSTSVSTTWGFTSKLDASAYSQGLPFLFPRYAAPLDGMKTVAAENGQTIGLGVTGHAGYVPGALTSAALAYSYDGENWTQAKVGRRDGTWTAVVDHAGASGKPVSLRVELTDAKGATVTQTVARAYDVR from the coding sequence ATGCGCCCGATATCGCGCACGGCGATCGGGGCGGCCACAGCAGCCGTCCTCGCCGCCACCGCCGTCGGCCCGTCGACGGCGCAGCCGGCCGACGGAACGCCCGGAGCGGGGAAGAGACCACTCGTCGGCAGCCAGGCGGCCGGAAAGCAGCCCACCGCCCCCGTCACCGTGACCCTCGTCACCGGTGACCGGATCCTGGTGTCCACCGACGCGTCCGGCCGCACCGCCGCGACCGCGATGCCGCGCGGGGACGGCTCCCAGCCGCTCGTGCAGACCCGGCAGTCGGGCCAGGACCTGTACGTGTACCCCGAGGCCGCGGTCGCGGCCCTCGCCGCGGGCCGGGTCGACCATGAACTCTTCAACGTCACCGGCCTCGTCCGGCAGGGCTACGACGACGCCCACACCAAGAAGCTGCCGCTCATCGCCGTCTACGACGGATCCGTGGACGTGGCGCGCAGCGCGCCGCCCGCGCCCCGCGGCGCCGACCGCTCCCTGGTCCTCGGCTCCATCGGCGCCGTGGCCCTCTCCGCGGACAAGGAGCAGGCCGCGGCCTTCTGGGCCGACGTCACCGGTACGGACGCCACCGCGCGAACGGCCACGGGCGGCCTGAAGAAGCTGTGGCTGGACGGCAGGGTCCAGGCGAACCTGGAGCGTTCCACGCGCCAGGTCGCCGCGACCGCCGCCTGGGCCGCCGGATACGACGGCAAGGGCACCAAGGTCGCCGTCCTCGACACCGGCACCGACCTGGAACACCCCGACCTCAAGGGCCGCGTCTCCGCCTCGAAGAACTTCACCGACTCCGACACCGACGGCGACCGGCAGGGCCACGGCACCCACACCATCTCCACCGTCGGCGGCTCCGGAGCCGAGAGCGGCGGAGCCAAGAAGGGCGTCGCCCCCGGCGCGGAACTGCTCAGCGGCAAGGTCCTCAACGACGGGGGCTACGGCCTCGACTCGTGGATCATCGCCGGCATGGAGTGGGCCGTCGAGTCCAAGGCCGACGTGGTCTCCATGAGCCTGGGCGACCCCTCCCAGACCGCCTGCGACGACCCGCTCGCCGCGGCCGCCGAACGGCTCTCCCGGCAGGGCCCGCTCTTCGTCGTCGCCGCGGGCAACTCGGGCCCCGGCAACAACACGGTCTCCTCGCCCGGTTGCGCCCCCAGCGTGCTGACGGTCGGCGCAGTCGACCGCGACGACACCACGGCCCCCTTCTCCAGCCGCGGCCCGGCGGGTCTGCAGCACACCCTCAAGCCAGAGATCGCCGCACCCGGCGTCGGCATCTCCGCCGCCGCCGCGGGCGGCCGCGGGGTGTACGCCTACCAGTCCATGTCCGGCACCTCCATGGCCACCCCGCACGTCGCGGGCGCCGCCGCCGTCGTCAAGCAGCGCCACCCCGACTGGACCGGGCAGCAGATCAAGGCCGCCCTCGTCGGCTCCGCGAACACCAAGGTCCCCGGGGACGTACGGGAGGCCGGCGCCGGCCGCCTCGACGTCAAGGCCGCCCTCGACACCGCCGTCACCGGCGCGCCCGCCGTCCAGGGCGGCACGTACAACTGGCCGCAGGACCGCAGCGACCGCCGAAACGTCGAGGTCCCGTACACCAACCTCGGCAAGAACCCCGTCACGCTGCACCTCGCCGTCGAGAAGGTCACGGGCAACGACGGATCCGCCGTCCGCAGCCAGATCGCCCGGCTCGACCGGCGCACCGTCACCGTCCCGGCCGGCGCCACCGTCACCGTGCCCCTCGCCCTCGACCCGGCCGCCAAGCTGGAGCGCGCCCAGTACGGGGACGTCACCGGCCGGGTCGTCGCCACGGCCGACGGCGTACGCGTCTCCACCCCCTTCTCGCTCCACGTCGAGCCCGAGACGGTGACCCTGCGGGTCAAGCTCCTCGACCGGGCCGGCAAGCCCGCAGCCGGTCCCTCCTCGCTGGACGTGATCGGCACCGACGACGCCTCCGGCGAGCGCCGGTTCAACGACGGCGCCACCGACCAGGTCTACCGGGTCCGCCCCGGCGCCTACTTCCTGTCCGCCTTCGTCGCCACCGCCGACCCCGGCGAGGGCGCGGAGATGATCGACTCCCTCACCTACCTCGGCCGCCCCCAGACCGAGGTGAAGAAGGACACCACGATCGTGCTCGACGCCCGCAAGGCCGGGCGCCTGTCCGTCGAGGCCGACAGGCCGGTCGAGGCACGCAACACCACCCTCGGCTTCGCCCGCAGCTGGGACGACACCTGGCTGCACGCCGGAACCGCCATGGGCGGCCGCACCATCCGCGGCTTCTACTCCTCCGTCGAAGGCCGCGCGAAGGACGGCGACTTCGAATTCGCCGGCTACTGGCGGGCGGCCGCCCCGCTGGTCTCCGAGCTGAAGGTCGCCGGCGGACCGGTCCTGCACCCGCTCACCGCGTCCACCGGCAGCGACAACCTCGACGGCACCGGCGGCGCCCCGCTCGTCGACGCCGGCTCCGGCACCCCCGCGGAACTCGCCGCGGCCGGCGCCAAGGACGCCGTCGTCCTGGTGAAGGCCGTGGACGGCGCCCTCCACGAGGTCGCGCAGAACGCGCAGGCCGCCGGCGCCAAGGCCGTCCTCGCCCACCGCGAGGCCCCGGGCCGCTGGGCCGCCTTCACCGGCTACGCGGGCGGCTCGCTGCCCACGATGACCATCGAGGCCGCCGAGGCCAAGGCGCTCCTGGCCAGGCTCGCCGCCGGCAAGGTCGCACTGTCCTGGAAGGCCACGGCGAAGAGCCCGTACGTCTACTCGCTGGCCTTCCCCGAGACGGGAGAGATCAAGGGCGGCCGCACCTACCGGGTTCGGGACCGCGACCTCGGGCAGGTCGAGTCCACCTACAACTCCATGGGCGTGGCCGCCGACTTCGTCGACATGGCGGGCGCCTACCGGCCCATCGGCAGCGCCGTGTACTTCGGCGGGATCGAGACCGTCGCGACGCCCGGCAAGCGGACCGAGTTCTACTCCGCCGGGGACACCGCCTGGGACCAACTGCTCTCCAGCAGCTTCCCCTGGGGCGAGTTCATGACGGGCGAGCAGCGCACCTACGCCAAGGGCGCCAGGAGCAAGGCCGCCTGGTACGACGGGGTGACCGGCCCGGTCGCGCCGCGCGACCCCGCCGGCCGGGAGACCCTCGCCGCCGAACGGCAGGCGAACCTGATCGGCTTCGCGCCCGCCATGTGGGGCGACAGCGCGCACGCCGCGCAGCCGGGCTCCTTCGGGGACATCGGCAACCTCCGGCTCCGGCGCGACGGCGAGGTCATCGGCGACAGCTGGTACCCGTTCGGGGTCTTCGAGGTCCCGGCCGAAGAGGGCCGCTACGAACTGACCCAGTCCATCGAGAAGATCGGCCCGCCCTCGCGCACCTGGCAGCGGTCCACCTCGGTCAGCACGACCTGGGGCTTCACCTCGAAGCTCGACGCGTCGGCGTACTCGCAGGGCCTGCCGTTCCTCTTCCCGCGGTACGCGGCCCCGCTCGACGGCATGAAGACCGTCGCGGCGGAGAACGGCCAGACGATCGGGCTGGGCGTCACCGGCCACGCGGGCTACGTGCCCGGAGCGCTCACGTCGGCCGCGCTGGCGTACTCCTACGACGGCGAGAACTGGACGCAGGCGAAGGTCGGCCGGCGCGACGGCACCTGGACGGCGGTCGTCGACCACGCCGGGGCCTCCGGCAAGCCGGTCTCGCTGAGGGTCGAACTGACCGACGCGAAGGGCGCGACGGTCACCCAGACGGTCGCGCGGGCGTACGACGTCCGCTGA
- a CDS encoding protein phosphatase 2C domain-containing protein yields the protein MSQQGADDWWQKLYEDPEAGPAPDPGDTLDNRFRSAAGVTGDPAGAPPPAPPEPVREAEPGPGPGRGPLPAPRPDPDAGLPARPPLPDAVRREPARPPVAGPVPAPRPVPDTLPASPSERYVPPPAPPVAGDAPAVPPAPPAVPPAREWAPPGDRSGPPPGPTADAPPGGRYAPAQPPGPALDQPAVQVPLSGEAYGPPPARAPLPGETAGADPAPGAAADVPAGPPRAPSPGERLGPPPGPPAAEGATSGPGFGPLAPPQARGVPSGAPAAPPYGPPPVAPPAAQAAAPPGERYVPPPPPAPPWHGAQPRDPRTGGATGYALGGVEVPPAPGPELPTRRVQAPRREDRTEEVPQPVAPPEPVRAPAAAPVPEAAAPQQRPEVRHLGDRAPTYAAEPGPLPPADPAALDALVPDTVLEGARYGAYTLRAASLRGDSARYRGESRRDFLLTARFGSGDDALVLVTLAGGDRAAPGAAEAAAELCRTVAAAVGRSQGRLADDIRAGRRDALRSGLQRLTDRGYGRLRARAAELGLAEEEYTAGLRGLLLPVDPQCRTRVCFGSGAGGLFRLRSGQWQDLEPTGPAAPAPAPAADAAEPADAVGEPGSVFRFRATVARPGDTLLLCSGGLAEPMREEAALQAELAARWAEPEPPGLAAFLADTQLRLKGYADDRTAAAVWEA from the coding sequence ATGAGTCAGCAGGGCGCGGACGACTGGTGGCAGAAGCTCTACGAGGACCCCGAAGCGGGACCGGCACCCGACCCGGGGGACACCCTCGACAACCGGTTCCGGTCGGCGGCCGGAGTGACGGGGGACCCGGCCGGGGCGCCGCCCCCCGCGCCGCCGGAGCCGGTCCGGGAGGCCGAGCCCGGACCCGGGCCGGGACGCGGGCCGCTGCCGGCCCCCCGCCCGGACCCGGACGCCGGCCTGCCCGCGCGGCCGCCGCTGCCGGACGCGGTCCGGCGGGAGCCCGCCCGGCCCCCGGTGGCGGGTCCGGTCCCCGCACCGCGCCCGGTCCCCGACACGCTGCCCGCGTCGCCCTCTGAGCGCTACGTTCCGCCGCCTGCTCCGCCCGTCGCCGGTGACGCGCCGGCCGTGCCGCCGGCGCCACCGGCCGTGCCGCCCGCCAGGGAGTGGGCCCCGCCCGGCGACCGGAGCGGTCCGCCGCCGGGGCCCACTGCGGACGCTCCGCCCGGCGGACGGTACGCCCCGGCGCAGCCGCCGGGCCCTGCGCTCGACCAGCCGGCGGTGCAGGTGCCGTTGTCCGGCGAGGCGTACGGCCCGCCGCCCGCACGGGCGCCCCTTCCGGGTGAAACGGCCGGGGCGGATCCGGCTCCGGGTGCGGCTGCCGACGTACCGGCCGGGCCACCGCGGGCGCCGTCGCCCGGTGAGCGGCTCGGTCCGCCGCCCGGGCCGCCCGCCGCGGAAGGGGCCACGTCCGGCCCGGGGTTCGGGCCGCTCGCACCGCCGCAGGCCCGGGGCGTGCCTTCCGGCGCGCCCGCCGCGCCACCGTACGGTCCGCCGCCGGTCGCGCCGCCCGCCGCGCAAGCCGCCGCGCCGCCCGGCGAGCGGTACGTCCCGCCACCGCCCCCGGCCCCGCCCTGGCACGGCGCACAGCCGCGCGATCCGCGGACCGGCGGCGCCACCGGCTACGCCCTAGGGGGCGTCGAGGTGCCGCCGGCGCCCGGACCGGAGCTGCCCACCCGGCGCGTCCAGGCGCCGCGCCGGGAGGACCGCACCGAGGAGGTGCCGCAGCCCGTAGCCCCGCCCGAACCGGTACGCGCCCCCGCCGCCGCCCCCGTCCCGGAGGCCGCGGCGCCGCAGCAGCGGCCCGAAGTACGGCACCTCGGCGACCGCGCCCCCACCTACGCCGCCGAACCGGGCCCGCTCCCGCCCGCGGACCCGGCCGCCCTCGACGCGCTGGTCCCGGACACCGTCCTGGAGGGCGCCCGCTACGGCGCCTACACCCTCCGGGCCGCCTCCCTGCGCGGCGACTCCGCCCGCTACCGCGGCGAGAGCCGCCGGGACTTCCTGCTCACCGCCCGCTTCGGCAGCGGTGACGACGCCCTGGTCCTGGTGACCCTCGCCGGCGGGGACCGGGCCGCGCCCGGCGCCGCCGAGGCCGCCGCCGAACTGTGCCGCACGGTCGCCGCGGCCGTCGGCCGCAGCCAGGGCAGGCTCGCCGACGACATCCGGGCCGGGCGCCGCGACGCCCTGCGCTCGGGCCTGCAGCGGCTCACCGACCGCGGCTACGGACGCCTGCGGGCCCGCGCCGCCGAGCTGGGGCTCGCGGAGGAGGAGTACACGGCGGGACTGCGCGGGCTGCTGCTCCCGGTGGACCCGCAATGCCGCACCCGGGTGTGCTTCGGATCCGGCGCGGGCGGGCTGTTCCGGCTCCGTTCGGGTCAATGGCAGGACCTGGAGCCCACCGGCCCGGCCGCGCCCGCACCGGCCCCCGCGGCCGATGCCGCCGAGCCGGCCGACGCGGTCGGCGAGCCCGGCAGCGTCTTCCGGTTCCGGGCAACCGTGGCCAGACCGGGGGACACCCTGCTCCTGTGCTCGGGCGGCCTGGCGGAGCCCATGCGGGAGGAGGCCGCCCTCCAGGCGGAGCTCGCCGCGCGCTGGGCCGAGCCGGAGCCGCCCGGCCTCGCCGCGTTCCTCGCGGACACCCAGCTCCGCCTCAAGGGGTACGCCGACGACCGCACGGCCGCCGCCGTCTGGGAGGCGTAA